The following are from one region of the Magallana gigas chromosome 4, xbMagGiga1.1, whole genome shotgun sequence genome:
- the LOC105342342 gene encoding fork head domain-containing protein L1 produces MSSREATLPPYTMSSMVIYAIQCSPQKALALSEICTSLEAMFHVYGGNDQAWYNKVRNVLSKNNHFVKMRHPNNSRRCLWTVDLSLVPLTSFRKQTTRRESHSAWPNLLHYYLGVPEIKLRSVVSSSAASGSESPSVASSQLSFGIDRILSMSPRTTKTPKTHKTDDSVPHEETCSECDSFCSVFDSTYDDSDSVHGIFYSSMERFRGCSDVSSSKDIQEFGHSTRIFSDSSFVSLDAPCSPIEPELSQEDIFAGVEELQSLLEPEDVIDFAPSDDSVNISPADSYSLSALDTIADFVISTQCPGDFFMEFEPYLRDLSD; encoded by the coding sequence ATGTCATCCAGAGAAGCCACCCTCCCTCCCTACACCATGTCTTCCATGGTCATCTACGCCATCCAGTGCTCTCCGCAGAAGGCCTTGGCCTTGTCAGAGATCTGTACGTCCCTGGAGGCCATGTTTCACGTCTATGGCGGCAACGACCAAGCTTGGTACAACAAGGTCCGTAACGTCCTCTCCAAGAACAACCACTTCGTCAAGATGAGGCATCCCAACAACAGCCGCAGGTGCTTGTGGACCGTCGACCTGTCCCTGGTTCCCCTCACTTCGTTCCGGAAGCAGACGACACGAAGAGAAAGTCACAGCGCCTGGCCGAACCTTCTCCATTATTACCTTGGAGTTCCAGAAATCAAACTTCGCAGCGTCGTGTCATCGAGTGCAGCTTCCGGAAGCGAATCCCCGAGTGTTGCGTCATCTCAGCTCAGCTTCGGCATTGACCGTATCCTCAGCATGTCTCCTAGGACGACGAAGACCCCGAAGACTCACAAAACAGACGATTCGGTTCCTCATGAAGAGACTTGTTCCGAATGTGATTCATTTTGCAGTGTGTTCGATTCCACATACGACGACAGTGATTCAGTTCATGGCATTTTTTATTCCTCCATGGAAAGATTCCGAGGTTGTTCCGATGTGTCATCCTCCAAAGATATCCAAGAGTTTGGCCATTCCACCCGCATCTTCTCGGATTCTAGTTTTGTTTCCCTAGACGCTCCATGTTCACCAATTGAGCCAGAGCTATCACAGGAGGACATTTTCGCGGGTGTTGAAGAACTCCAGTCCCTTTTGGAACCCGAAGACGTCATCGACTTCGCCCCTTCAGACGATTCCGTCAACATTTCGCCGGCCGACAGTTACAGTCTTTCGGCCCTTGATACTATCGCCGACTTTGTCATCTCTACACAATGCCCGGGAGATTTCTTCATGGAGTTTGAGCCTTACTTGCGGGACCTCAGTGACTGA